A window of the Acanthochromis polyacanthus isolate Apoly-LR-REF ecotype Palm Island chromosome 10, KAUST_Apoly_ChrSc, whole genome shotgun sequence genome harbors these coding sequences:
- the hs6st2 gene encoding heparan-sulfate 6-O-sulfotransferase 2 isoform X2, protein MDEKSNGSGGHHRLLIVLLMVLLFGVIMIQYVCPSRSECQMLHQLGSWFNGATGSRGGGGEIQDGLQKDPYIAEDGALARFVPRFNFTKADLNRVVDFNIKGDDVIVFLHIQKTGGTTFGRHLVRNIQLERPCECHAGQKKCTCFRPGKKETWLFSRFSTGWSCGLHADWTELTSCVPSRMDSREAPKNLPRNYYYITILRDPVSRYLSEWRHVQRGATWKASLHVCDGRSPTLSELPSCYSGDDWSGCSLQEFMDCPYNLANNRQTRMLADLSLVGCYNVSAMSEEERWAVLLESAKRNLRGMAFYGLTEYQRKTQYLFERTFNLEFIAPFTQLNGTRASSVEVPPETQHRIRQLNRWDVELYEYARDLFLQRFQVARQQERRQARERRQQERRRLRGRLATKQGRQPKPTETLRLTNSHPAVTEEQQREKAAEDSVESEVLLPDWWDLDENSTMDDYIDNVEQW, encoded by the exons ATGGATGAGAAATCCAACGGCAGCGGCGGCCACCACCGGCTGCTGATCGTTCTGCTCATGGTGTTGCTCTTCGGCGTCATCATGATCCAGTACGTGTGTCCGAGTAGGTCCGAGTGCCAGATGCTCCACCAGCTGGGGTCCTGGTTTAACGGTGCAACTGGTTCCCGGGGCGGCGGCGGTGAAATCCAGGACGGGCTTCAAAAGGATCCGTACATCGCAGAAGACGGCGCTCTGGCTCGCTTTGTCCCTCGCTTCAACTTCACCAAAGCGGACCTGAATCGCGTGGTAGACTTCAACATCAAGGGGGATGATGTGATCGTGTTTCTGCACATCCAGAAGACCGGTGGCACCACTTTTGGTCGACACCTGGTGCGGAATATTCAGCTGGAGAGGCCCTGCGAGTGCCACGCAGGTCAGAAGAAGTGTACCTGTTTCCGGCCAGGTAAGAAGGAAACCTGGCTCTTCTCCCGGTTCTCCACCGGCTGGAGCTGCGGGCTTCATGCGGACTGGACGGAGTTGACCAGCTGTGTCCCGTCACGGATGGACTCCCGAGAGGCTCCCAAGAACCTGCCCAG GAACTATTATTACATAACCATCCTACGAGACCCAGTGTCACGCTACCTGAGCGAGTGGCGTCACGTGCAGCGTGGTGCTACATGGAAGGCTTCTTTACATGTGTGTGATGGACGCTCACCAACACTGTCAGAGCTGCCAAGCTGCTACTCAGGAGACGACTGGTCGGGTTGTTCGCTGCAGGAGTTCATGGACTGCCCCTACAACCTGGCTAACAACCGGCAGACTCGCATGCTGGCTGACCTCAGCCTGGTGGGCTGCTACAACGTCTCTGCCATGAGTGAGGAGGAGCGCTGGGCAGTACTTCTGGAGAGCGCCAAACGCAACTTGCGAGGCATGGCCTTCTATGGACTGACCGAGTATCAGCGTAAGACCCAGTATCTGTTTGAGCGAACCTTTAATTTGGAGTTCATTGCACCGTTCACACAGCTCAATGGCACACGTGCCTCCAGTGTTGAGGTTCCTCCGGAGACGCAACACAGAATTCGGCAACTAAACCGATGGGACGTGGAGCTGTATGAGTATGCCCGTGACCTTTTCCTGCAGCGATTCCAGGTGGCGAGGCAGCAGGAGCGCAGGCAGGCCAGGGAGAGGCGACAACAGGAGAGGAGGCGACTCCGTGGAAGGCTCGCAACAAAGCAAGGAAGACAGCCGAAGCCCACAGAAACACTGCGTTTGACCAACAGTCATCCTGCTGTAACCgaggagcagcagagggagAAGGCAGCTGAAGACAGCGTGGAGTCAGAAGTGCTACTTCCAGACTGGTGGGATCTGGATGAGAATAGCACCATGGACGACTACATAGACAATGTAGAACAGTGGTAG
- the zgc:153018 gene encoding transmembrane protein 179-like — translation MELDRRLLLAHCAAHALSVAAGLLVVVPMALNGSAFKGRCALFSTGYWRTEERPELMGQTGDESRLVVQQWGPPAACQFGTFVGIFTVLYGAAQGWRCLLYLHGRHDDTLFSSFLTVVLSVCVLFLSGGASVLVSLGFSSWCDTVTNDNTRPYSCAESQSVPLYLDVDTSSFYTELSLAQASLWFVTALWLIQSILAFLRLYHSHSQHISGPCLPREKELLLGHSPSGSGSPSPPHPPATPTVLV, via the exons ATGGAGCTGGACCGGCGGCTGCTGCTGGCCCACTGCGCGGCTCACGCCCTCTCGGTGGCGGCGGGTCTGCTGGTAGTCGTCCCCATGGCGCTCAACGGCTCCGCGTTCAAAGGCCGCTGCGCCCTCTTCTCCACCGGCTACTGGAGGACCGAGGAGCGGCCCGAGCTTATGGGGCAGACCGGGGACGAGTCCCGGCTGGTGGTGCAACAGTGGGGCCCGCCGGCTGCCTGCCAGTTCGGCACGTTCGTGGGTATTTTCACGGTGCTGTACGGAGCCGCGCAGGGCTGGAGGTGTCTGCTGTATCTGCACGGACGACACGACGA CACCCTGTTCTCGTCCTTCCTCACCGTCGTGCTGAGTGTGTGCGTCCTCTTCCTGTCTGGAGGCGCCAGCGTCCTCGTTTCTCTGGGGTTCAGCTCCTGGTGCGACACTGTGACCAATGACAACACGCGACCCTACAG cTGTGCAGAGTCCCAGTCTGTCCCACTTTACCTGGACGTGGACACTTCGTCTTTCTACACAGAGCTCAGCCTGGCTCAG GCGTCTCTGTGGTTCGTCACGGCTCTGTGGTTGATTCAGTCCATCCTGGCCTTCCTGCGGCTCTACCACTCCCACAGCCAACACATCAGCGGCCCCTGTCTGCCCCGAgagaaggagctgctgctgggccACAGTCCGTCTGGCAGCGGCTCCCCCTCACCTCCACATCCTCCAGCAACGCCCACCGTCTTAGTCTAA
- the hs6st2 gene encoding heparan-sulfate 6-O-sulfotransferase 2 isoform X1, with amino-acid sequence MDEKSNGSGGHHRLLIVLLMVLLFGVIMIQYVCPSRSECQMLHQLGSWFNGATGSRGGGGEIQDGLQKDPYIAEDGALARFVPRFNFTKADLNRVVDFNIKGDDVIVFLHIQKTGGTTFGRHLVRNIQLERPCECHAGQKKCTCFRPGKKETWLFSRFSTGWSCGLHADWTELTSCVPSRMDSREAPKNLPSRNYYYITILRDPVSRYLSEWRHVQRGATWKASLHVCDGRSPTLSELPSCYSGDDWSGCSLQEFMDCPYNLANNRQTRMLADLSLVGCYNVSAMSEEERWAVLLESAKRNLRGMAFYGLTEYQRKTQYLFERTFNLEFIAPFTQLNGTRASSVEVPPETQHRIRQLNRWDVELYEYARDLFLQRFQVARQQERRQARERRQQERRRLRGRLATKQGRQPKPTETLRLTNSHPAVTEEQQREKAAEDSVESEVLLPDWWDLDENSTMDDYIDNVEQW; translated from the exons ATGGATGAGAAATCCAACGGCAGCGGCGGCCACCACCGGCTGCTGATCGTTCTGCTCATGGTGTTGCTCTTCGGCGTCATCATGATCCAGTACGTGTGTCCGAGTAGGTCCGAGTGCCAGATGCTCCACCAGCTGGGGTCCTGGTTTAACGGTGCAACTGGTTCCCGGGGCGGCGGCGGTGAAATCCAGGACGGGCTTCAAAAGGATCCGTACATCGCAGAAGACGGCGCTCTGGCTCGCTTTGTCCCTCGCTTCAACTTCACCAAAGCGGACCTGAATCGCGTGGTAGACTTCAACATCAAGGGGGATGATGTGATCGTGTTTCTGCACATCCAGAAGACCGGTGGCACCACTTTTGGTCGACACCTGGTGCGGAATATTCAGCTGGAGAGGCCCTGCGAGTGCCACGCAGGTCAGAAGAAGTGTACCTGTTTCCGGCCAGGTAAGAAGGAAACCTGGCTCTTCTCCCGGTTCTCCACCGGCTGGAGCTGCGGGCTTCATGCGGACTGGACGGAGTTGACCAGCTGTGTCCCGTCACGGATGGACTCCCGAGAGGCTCCCAAGAACCTGCCCAG TAGGAACTATTATTACATAACCATCCTACGAGACCCAGTGTCACGCTACCTGAGCGAGTGGCGTCACGTGCAGCGTGGTGCTACATGGAAGGCTTCTTTACATGTGTGTGATGGACGCTCACCAACACTGTCAGAGCTGCCAAGCTGCTACTCAGGAGACGACTGGTCGGGTTGTTCGCTGCAGGAGTTCATGGACTGCCCCTACAACCTGGCTAACAACCGGCAGACTCGCATGCTGGCTGACCTCAGCCTGGTGGGCTGCTACAACGTCTCTGCCATGAGTGAGGAGGAGCGCTGGGCAGTACTTCTGGAGAGCGCCAAACGCAACTTGCGAGGCATGGCCTTCTATGGACTGACCGAGTATCAGCGTAAGACCCAGTATCTGTTTGAGCGAACCTTTAATTTGGAGTTCATTGCACCGTTCACACAGCTCAATGGCACACGTGCCTCCAGTGTTGAGGTTCCTCCGGAGACGCAACACAGAATTCGGCAACTAAACCGATGGGACGTGGAGCTGTATGAGTATGCCCGTGACCTTTTCCTGCAGCGATTCCAGGTGGCGAGGCAGCAGGAGCGCAGGCAGGCCAGGGAGAGGCGACAACAGGAGAGGAGGCGACTCCGTGGAAGGCTCGCAACAAAGCAAGGAAGACAGCCGAAGCCCACAGAAACACTGCGTTTGACCAACAGTCATCCTGCTGTAACCgaggagcagcagagggagAAGGCAGCTGAAGACAGCGTGGAGTCAGAAGTGCTACTTCCAGACTGGTGGGATCTGGATGAGAATAGCACCATGGACGACTACATAGACAATGTAGAACAGTGGTAG